TACACGTCATCAATAATAAAGTACCTATATCTTCTTTAATCAATGAATAGTCTACACCCATTAAACTTAGCTTACGCAAATTATTTGCTATATACGTTAGAGGTAATAATTTACCTACAAAAGCAAGATAATCTGGCATAGCTTGCATTGGCCAAGTATATCCTGATAATAAAAACGAAGGCAGAGCTATTAACATCGAGTACTGAATAGAATCTAATGACTTATTGCATATGATGGATAAAAACATTCCCATCGTACAAATACATAAACTAAAAGCTAAAGTCAAACTACCAATCGATAATAAACTTCCATAGATCGGCATATTAAAATATTTAAAAACTACGTAAATTGAGCTAAAGCATGAGATAATTGATAACATTGTGTAAGTTAATATCTTTCCTGAAATTATGCCAAAAGTATGATAACTTTGAGTCAATAATTTTAAGGTGTTGTTTTTCCTTTCATTGGTAATCGTAATTGCGACTACTAAAAAGGTTGCTTGTTGTACTATAAACACAATTAAACCTGGCAGAAAAAAGTTCGCATAACCCGTAGTTGGATTATACCAGGGATGCAGTGATAAAGAAATAGGCATGGCTTCTGCATAAGCTATACTGTTTAAAGCTCCTTTAGATGCAACGTTTTTAATCACTATTCCCGTATCAAAGGTATTGATAATCTCTAGCGCTCCTACCATAAAATTATTACTAATCAATAAATTGGTTCCATTTGCAGAAGCAAAAACACTAGATTGTCTACCACTTTTTATGTTTTTTGTAAAATCAGCTGGCAGAATAATAACTCCATCTATCTTATCCTGCTCCATTAAAGGAATAATTTCTTCTTCACTTGAAAGCATTTCTACTTCAAATTTTGACGACTTTTCAAAACCATTAACAATTTGCCTCGATATTCCACTAGGTTTGTAATCTATAATACCAACCTTTAAATGATTAACAATATTACCTTGATACAAATAGGCATAAAAGGAAGAAAATAAAATTGGTATTATCAAAATAATTATTAATAATCGTTTATAGCTTAGTAAAAATTTTAATTCTCTTTTCATAACCTTGAGCATATCTAGCATTCTTGCACCTTCTTTCCCTCTAAACTAGCAGCCTCTTTAGAAGAATTAGATGCTTTATATTTAAATACCACAACAATTAAACTAATTACAAAGTATATACAAGATAAAGCACATAATGAATATAACTCATTTTTCAAAGCTTCAAAATTCAATTCCATTAACGATATTTTACGAATATTGCTTGCAAAATAAGTTAATGGTAGTGCTTTAGATACCATTTGTAGCGTTTCCGGCATACTTGCAAGGGGCCAAGTAAACCCTGATAACAAAAAGGTTGGATACGCTAATAACATTGCAATTTGAGCGGATTCTCCTTGATTCTTGCAAAAGATAGCAATGAAGAATCCAAAGGAAATAATTGAAATATAAAAAGGAACAGCAAGTAATAAAATATATACAGCTTCACTTTGTAAAGGTACATGAAAAATTTTAAAGGCTACAAGGCATCCACCAATTAAGGTAAATAACCCTGCTAATAAATAGACTATAAATTTCCCTATATACATTGCTATGGGATTATACTTTAAGAGCTCATTTAACTCATTTCTTTCTATTTCTCTAGTTAGAGAATTTGCAGCAAACATTAAGGTTATCTGTTGAAGTGCTACTGCCATAACTCCTAAAAGAATAAAATTAGTATAACCGAAGCTTGGATTATACCAAGGATGAAAACTTACCGAGATTGGCATAGCCTTGCTTGATGCTTCTTCAGCTAATAAACCTGTAGCTTCTAGTTTTTTTATAACTGTCCCCTTAGAGTAAGTCTGGACTATTTGCATTGCAGAGGCCATTGCCCCATTTGAAATTGCTACATTAGAAGTATCAATTCCTAAGAACACGCTGCTTGCTTTACCATTTTTAATATTCTTAGTAAAGTCTCGTGGAATTATTACAGCTACATCAATTTCATCATTTTCCATCAAACTTTTAATCTTTCCCTCGTCATTTAAATAATATTTAATATCAAAGCGATCAGATTTTTCAAAACCATTTGTAACCATTCTACTTATATTGCTAGGACTATAATTGATTACGGCTGTTTTTACATGTTTAACCATATTGGCTTGATACATATATCCAAAAACTAAAGTATATAAAATAGGTACAAATAGTAGTACAGCAAATGATTTTTTATCTTTGAAAAGTATCCGTATTTCTCGAAAAAATACATAGAAAAAACCTTTTATCATAAATTTTCTCCGTTTTTAATATCCTTATCTTTAATATCATTTTCTTTAGTATCTTTTTCTATAACGTTCTTATCTTTTAATAATATATCTACCATCATTCCTGGCAATAAGGTTCTTTCATCTGCTAAAACATTTATCTTAACTGCATAGGTAATAGTATCCTTTTCATTTAGCTCGTTAGTAGATTTTTTGATTGCAAAGTCTGGATTTTGATTTAAACTTACTATTTTCCCTTTAAAAGGTTCATCAGGATAAGCTTTACTTACAAATTCTACTTCATCTCCTATTTTTATATCTACTACTTTTATTTCATCCATATTTGCTTCTACCCATTTATCTTGATAGTTACTAATTGTTAATACTGGTGTTCCTTGTCCGATTAACTCTCCTTCTTTGGCAATTACCTCAGAGACAACACCATCAAAAGGAGCATATACCTTGGTATCCTGGATGTGTAAATTAACTTCAGCGAGTACTGCCTTAGCCCCACTAGCCTGCGCCCTTAAGGCTGCTATATCATCTTTATTTGCACCTTCCTGAGCTAAAGATAGTTGAGCTGTAACTGCTTCTACATCTAATTTTGCTACGGTGAGCTCAGTTTCTACA
Above is a window of Desulfonispora thiosulfatigenes DSM 11270 DNA encoding:
- a CDS encoding ABC transporter permease, whose translation is MKRELKFLLSYKRLLIIILIIPILFSSFYAYLYQGNIVNHLKVGIIDYKPSGISRQIVNGFEKSSKFEVEMLSSEEEIIPLMEQDKIDGVIILPADFTKNIKSGRQSSVFASANGTNLLISNNFMVGALEIINTFDTGIVIKNVASKGALNSIAYAEAMPISLSLHPWYNPTTGYANFFLPGLIVFIVQQATFLVVAITITNERKNNTLKLLTQSYHTFGIISGKILTYTMLSIISCFSSIYVVFKYFNMPIYGSLLSIGSLTLAFSLCICTMGMFLSIICNKSLDSIQYSMLIALPSFLLSGYTWPMQAMPDYLAFVGKLLPLTYIANNLRKLSLMGVDYSLIKEDIGTLLLMTCIFLILSLVIFWWKFKRVKVNKKESITA
- a CDS encoding ABC transporter permease, with product MIKGFFYVFFREIRILFKDKKSFAVLLFVPILYTLVFGYMYQANMVKHVKTAVINYSPSNISRMVTNGFEKSDRFDIKYYLNDEGKIKSLMENDEIDVAVIIPRDFTKNIKNGKASSVFLGIDTSNVAISNGAMASAMQIVQTYSKGTVIKKLEATGLLAEEASSKAMPISVSFHPWYNPSFGYTNFILLGVMAVALQQITLMFAANSLTREIERNELNELLKYNPIAMYIGKFIVYLLAGLFTLIGGCLVAFKIFHVPLQSEAVYILLLAVPFYISIISFGFFIAIFCKNQGESAQIAMLLAYPTFLLSGFTWPLASMPETLQMVSKALPLTYFASNIRKISLMELNFEALKNELYSLCALSCIYFVISLIVVVFKYKASNSSKEAASLEGKKVQEC
- a CDS encoding HlyD family secretion protein, with the translated sequence MLKRIRNSILVTFLVLTLFTVGCNNAKEPVMEEKATLTGTVEAREIDIRNKIPGEIKTLKVEEGQSVKKGDLLYEIDPKDLIAKKMQAEAGINGAEAQLNKAISGARAQEIAQIEALLAKANAKVQLLQTKYDRLLQLYEAEALPKDKLDDVETELTVAKLDVEAVTAQLSLAQEGANKDDIAALRAQASGAKAVLAEVNLHIQDTKVYAPFDGVVSEVIAKEGELIGQGTPVLTISNYQDKWVEANMDEIKVVDIKIGDEVEFVSKAYPDEPFKGKIVSLNQNPDFAIKKSTNELNEKDTITYAVKINVLADERTLLPGMMVDILLKDKNVIEKDTKENDIKDKDIKNGENL